A stretch of the SAR86 cluster bacterium genome encodes the following:
- the metK gene encoding methionine adenosyltransferase produces the protein MSEYKIFTSESVSEGHPDKMADQISDAVLDAMLKDDPESRVACETLVKDNLVVLAGEITSRSEPDLEALTRKVILDIGYDSIDVGCDGNTCEVVNAIGKQSQDIAQGVNEGEGEDLEQGAGDQGLMFGYATNETEVLMPAPITYSHRLVEQQAFIRKSNKLSWLRPDAKSQVSFVYGEDGKPQSISAVVFSTQHDPNVSQEDLKEGVMEEIIKPILPSNWLNEDTKYFINPTGRFEIGGPVGDCGLTGRKIIVDTYGGMARHGGGAFSGKDPSKVDRSAAYAGRYVAKNIVAAGLADRCEIQVSYAIGVAEPTSISVNTFGTSKIDEEKISDLIREHFDLRPMQLINMLDLKRPIYQSTAAYGHFGREEAAFTWEKTDKVEALKG, from the coding sequence ATGTCTGAATATAAAATATTTACTTCTGAATCTGTTTCAGAAGGACATCCAGATAAAATGGCAGATCAAATTTCTGATGCTGTTCTTGATGCAATGCTCAAAGATGATCCTGAATCAAGGGTAGCCTGCGAAACCTTAGTCAAAGATAACTTGGTTGTTCTCGCTGGAGAAATAACAAGCAGATCTGAACCAGACCTAGAAGCTCTGACAAGAAAAGTCATTCTTGATATAGGCTATGACAGCATAGATGTTGGATGTGATGGAAACACATGTGAAGTAGTTAATGCCATCGGTAAGCAATCTCAGGATATTGCCCAGGGTGTTAATGAAGGTGAGGGTGAGGATTTAGAGCAAGGTGCTGGAGATCAAGGCTTAATGTTTGGATATGCTACAAATGAAACAGAAGTATTAATGCCAGCTCCAATTACTTACTCACATAGACTTGTTGAGCAACAAGCCTTTATTAGAAAAAGTAATAAATTATCCTGGCTAAGACCAGACGCTAAAAGCCAAGTTAGTTTCGTTTACGGTGAAGATGGCAAACCTCAATCTATTTCTGCTGTTGTATTCTCAACACAGCATGATCCTAACGTTTCTCAAGAAGATCTAAAAGAAGGTGTCATGGAAGAAATCATCAAACCAATTCTTCCTTCTAATTGGTTAAATGAAGATACAAAATATTTCATCAATCCTACAGGAAGGTTTGAAATAGGTGGTCCAGTAGGTGACTGTGGACTCACTGGAAGAAAAATAATCGTTGATACCTATGGAGGCATGGCCAGACACGGAGGTGGCGCTTTTTCAGGAAAGGATCCTTCTAAAGTAGACAGATCTGCTGCTTATGCCGGAAGATACGTAGCAAAAAACATCGTAGCTGCTGGCTTGGCTGATAGATGTGAGATTCAGGTATCGTATGCAATCGGCGTTGCTGAACCAACCTCTATTAGTGTTAACACATTTGGAACAAGTAAAATTGATGAAGAAAAAATTTCTGACCTAATTAGAGAACATTTTGATCTGAGGCCTATGCAATTAATCAATATGCTTGATCTTAAAAGACCGATTTACCAATCCACTGCAGCCTATGGTCACTTTGGAAGAGAAGAGGCTGCATTTACTTGGGAAAAAACAGATAAAGTTGAAGCATTAAAAGGATAA
- the ahcY gene encoding adenosylhomocysteinase, with translation MSNKDYKVADMELADWGRKEIVIAQSEMPALMKLRERYGNEQPLKGAKILGCIHMTIQTAVLIETLTALGAEVRWSGCNIFSTQDHAAAAIAKSGVPVFAWKGQTEEEFNWCIEQTILSDGKPWDANMILDDGGDLTSMAHNKYPEILENIHGITEETTTGVLRLNEMIDKGELKVPAINVNDSVTKSKADNKYGTRHSLNDGIKRGTDMFLAGRKALVIGYGDVGKGSAQSLKQEGMVVRVTEIDPICAMQACMDGYEVVSPYIDGINNDSEDSINKALLEDTDLIVTTTGNYKVCDKHMLKALKNGAVVCNIGHFDTEIDTQYMRDEWQWEEVKPQVHKIFRDTKAGEMPDMDSEDYIILLSEGRLVNLGNATGHPSRIMDGSFANQVLAQMYLYEKKFAQINDEEKKQELIRVEVLPKKLDEEVASYMVEGFGGVMTKLSSDQAEYINVPEEGPFKSEIYKY, from the coding sequence ATGAGTAATAAAGATTATAAAGTAGCTGATATGGAATTAGCAGATTGGGGAAGAAAAGAGATAGTCATAGCCCAGTCTGAGATGCCTGCCTTAATGAAATTAAGAGAAAGATATGGAAATGAGCAACCTCTCAAGGGCGCTAAAATTCTTGGGTGCATCCATATGACTATACAGACGGCCGTTTTGATAGAAACCTTAACCGCACTGGGTGCAGAAGTAAGATGGTCTGGATGTAACATTTTTTCTACTCAAGATCATGCGGCGGCAGCGATAGCTAAATCAGGTGTGCCAGTATTTGCCTGGAAAGGTCAAACCGAAGAGGAGTTTAACTGGTGTATAGAACAAACAATTTTGTCTGATGGAAAGCCTTGGGATGCAAACATGATTCTTGATGATGGAGGTGACCTGACTTCTATGGCTCATAATAAATATCCTGAAATTCTTGAAAATATCCATGGCATTACAGAGGAGACAACTACTGGCGTCTTAAGACTTAATGAGATGATCGACAAAGGCGAGTTGAAAGTACCTGCAATCAATGTGAATGACTCAGTAACCAAATCAAAGGCTGACAATAAATATGGTACAAGGCATAGCTTAAATGATGGTATAAAAAGAGGAACAGATATGTTTCTTGCTGGTAGAAAAGCCCTGGTAATTGGATATGGCGATGTAGGTAAAGGATCTGCACAAAGTCTTAAACAAGAAGGGATGGTGGTTAGAGTCACTGAAATAGATCCAATTTGTGCCATGCAAGCTTGTATGGATGGTTATGAGGTTGTTTCACCTTACATAGATGGAATTAATAATGACTCTGAAGATTCAATAAATAAAGCTTTATTGGAGGATACTGATCTAATTGTCACAACAACTGGTAACTACAAAGTTTGTGATAAACATATGCTTAAAGCTTTGAAAAATGGAGCAGTGGTTTGCAATATAGGTCATTTTGATACTGAGATAGATACACAATACATGCGTGATGAATGGCAGTGGGAAGAGGTAAAACCGCAAGTTCATAAGATCTTTAGAGATACTAAAGCTGGAGAAATGCCTGATATGGATAGCGAAGACTACATTATTCTTCTGTCAGAAGGACGACTTGTTAACCTAGGCAATGCAACAGGGCACCCGTCAAGGATCATGGATGGCTCTTTTGCAAATCAAGTACTTGCTCAAATGTATTTATACGAAAAGAAATTTGCTCAAATTAATGATGAAGAAAAGAAACAAGAGCTTATCCGAGTTGAAGTATTGCCTAAGAAATTGGATGAAGAGGTAGCTTCTTATATGGTAGAAGGATTTGGCGGAGTCATGACGAAACTATCTTCTGATCAAGCCGAATATATCAATGTACCCGAAGAGGGGCCTTTCAAGTCAGAAATATATAAATACTAA
- the tatC gene encoding twin-arginine translocase subunit TatC — MEEASLVDHLTELRVRLVKSIAAIASCFILLIYFSNDIYQFLAEPLQKFLPSNSSMIATEVASPFLAPLKLTLFVSLMISMPYFFSQIWGFIAPALYKQEKNLSFSLLFSSVVLFYLGIVFTYFLILPIVFSFFTSSAPEGVLVMTDINSYLGFVLGMMLAFAIAFEIPILIFLLIWSGVSTSASLSKKRPYIIVGCFVVGMLITPPDVISQTLLAVPAWLLFELGLLISKLILESRTVTEDKKEGE, encoded by the coding sequence ATGGAAGAAGCCTCTCTTGTTGATCATCTAACAGAACTAAGAGTCAGACTTGTTAAGTCGATAGCAGCTATAGCTAGTTGTTTTATTTTACTCATTTATTTTTCTAATGACATTTATCAGTTCTTGGCAGAGCCTTTACAAAAATTCTTACCTTCTAATTCTTCCATGATTGCAACTGAAGTAGCATCTCCATTCCTTGCGCCTCTAAAATTAACTCTATTTGTTTCACTGATGATTTCCATGCCTTATTTTTTTTCTCAAATATGGGGGTTCATAGCGCCAGCTTTGTACAAACAAGAAAAGAATCTGAGCTTCTCTTTGTTATTTTCAAGTGTCGTACTTTTCTATTTAGGTATTGTCTTTACCTATTTTCTAATTTTACCAATTGTCTTTAGCTTCTTTACTTCGTCAGCTCCAGAAGGTGTTTTGGTTATGACAGATATTAATAGTTACCTAGGTTTCGTTCTAGGAATGATGTTAGCTTTTGCGATTGCATTCGAAATCCCTATTTTAATATTTCTTTTAATTTGGAGTGGCGTATCTACATCAGCAAGCTTATCTAAAAAAAGACCTTACATAATAGTAGGATGCTTTGTAGTTGGAATGCTAATAACTCCTCCAGATGTAATTTCTCAAACTTTGCTTGCAGTGCCGGCTTGGCTTCTTTTTGAATTAGGCCTGTTAATATCTAAATTAATTTTAGAAAGCAGAACAGTTACAGAAGATAAAAAAGAAGGAGAATAG
- the dtd gene encoding D-aminoacyl-tRNA deacylase: protein MKLLIQRVSTASVEVDNQIVSSIQQGVMALVGFDKHDNTESLVSMADKLLNFKIFNDHNGKISRSILETNHQLLVVPQVTLSVATNKGSKPSFSKAADPKRSFHFFQEFIDIIRRKKIECEIGSFGSDMSVRLVNDGPVTFWFEN from the coding sequence TTGAAACTTCTCATTCAAAGAGTTTCAACTGCATCAGTTGAAGTTGATAATCAAATTGTCAGTTCAATTCAGCAAGGAGTTATGGCACTTGTAGGTTTTGATAAACACGATAACACGGAGAGTTTAGTATCTATGGCCGATAAGCTATTAAATTTTAAAATCTTCAATGATCATAATGGAAAAATATCTAGAAGTATCTTAGAGACAAATCATCAGTTATTAGTTGTTCCTCAAGTAACTTTGTCTGTTGCAACAAATAAGGGAAGCAAACCTAGTTTTTCAAAAGCAGCAGACCCCAAAAGAAGCTTTCATTTCTTTCAAGAGTTTATTGACATAATAAGAAGAAAGAAAATTGAATGTGAGATAGGTAGCTTTGGTTCAGACATGTCAGTACGGTTAGTAAATGACGGACCAGTTACATTTTGGTTTGAAAATTAA
- a CDS encoding phosphoribosyl-ATP diphosphatase: MTEQDLLKKLFNLMEKRVGSISKDSYVKSLLDQGKVKINEKVLEEALELLEATNDVTVDKNKKIIHETADLWFHTMVLLLNEGIHIDDVLEELNNRLGTSGHKEKSSRKKNKEK, from the coding sequence ATGACCGAACAAGACTTACTCAAAAAGCTCTTCAATTTAATGGAGAAAAGGGTTGGCTCAATATCTAAAGACTCGTATGTAAAATCTCTTTTGGATCAAGGCAAGGTAAAAATTAACGAAAAGGTGCTCGAAGAGGCACTCGAACTGCTAGAAGCAACAAATGACGTGACGGTCGACAAGAATAAAAAAATAATTCATGAAACCGCAGATTTATGGTTTCATACTATGGTCTTACTTTTAAATGAAGGTATTCATATAGACGATGTTCTAGAGGAACTAAATAATAGGCTTGGCACATCAGGGCATAAAGAAAAGAGTTCCAGAAAGAAAAACAAGGAGAAATAA
- a CDS encoding fructose-bisphosphate aldolase class I — translation MNFSSLSEIASYIVSDGKGILAADESNPTCTKRFDSIGVESTEDNRRDYRELLFRSEGMKGNIGGVILFDETIRQNAADGTSLVDIITSQGSIPGIKVDKGLQQIGDTEESLTQGLEGLDERLKEYYEIGAKFTKWRAVISIGKGMPSSEAISANMEALAEYAKIVQNNNMVPMVEPEVLMDGNHSIDDCFEATSRCLDTLFACLLDKEVDIKGTILKPNMVTSGSNNSDKANVEKVAQKTIDCLKAYVPDDLPGVTFLSGGQSDIDATAHLDAMNKIGGFNWKLSFSYGRALQQPALKAWMGKKENAILAQQALSHRALMNKLASEGKWDISLEN, via the coding sequence ATGAATTTTAGTAGTTTAAGTGAAATAGCAAGTTACATAGTTTCAGATGGAAAAGGGATACTTGCTGCTGATGAAAGCAATCCTACGTGCACCAAACGATTTGATTCAATAGGAGTAGAGTCAACCGAGGATAATAGAAGAGACTATAGAGAGTTACTTTTTAGATCTGAAGGCATGAAAGGAAACATAGGAGGAGTAATATTATTTGATGAGACTATACGTCAAAATGCCGCTGATGGTACTTCATTGGTAGATATTATAACTAGCCAAGGTTCCATACCAGGTATCAAGGTTGATAAAGGTCTGCAACAAATAGGTGATACCGAGGAGAGTCTTACACAGGGATTAGAGGGTCTTGATGAAAGACTAAAAGAATACTATGAAATTGGTGCTAAGTTTACTAAGTGGAGAGCAGTTATTAGCATTGGAAAAGGCATGCCCTCCTCTGAGGCTATTTCGGCTAATATGGAAGCTCTTGCTGAATATGCAAAAATTGTTCAAAACAATAATATGGTTCCAATGGTAGAGCCTGAAGTATTGATGGATGGAAACCATTCAATAGATGATTGTTTCGAGGCAACTTCCCGTTGCTTAGATACTCTATTTGCTTGCCTTTTGGATAAAGAAGTAGATATAAAAGGAACTATTTTAAAACCTAATATGGTTACATCTGGATCTAATAATTCTGATAAGGCCAATGTTGAGAAGGTTGCACAAAAGACTATTGATTGTCTGAAGGCTTACGTACCTGATGACTTACCAGGCGTTACATTTTTATCAGGTGGACAGTCTGATATAGACGCCACCGCCCACTTGGATGCAATGAACAAGATCGGAGGATTTAATTGGAAACTAAGTTTCTCTTATGGGAGGGCACTTCAACAACCTGCACTAAAGGCCTGGATGGGTAAGAAAGAAAATGCAATTCTGGCTCAACAGGCCCTATCTCACAGAGCGTTGATGAATAAGCTTGCTTCTGAAGGCAAGTGGGATATTTCTCTAGAAAACTAA
- a CDS encoding histidinol-phosphate aminotransferase family protein, whose protein sequence is MKNNAISRRTLLKGALFTAGSVIASPVIGQSSKTNSVIGSIPRIVPSNASNISYGPAFGVAKLNANENPYGPSPLALRAMEEAIKMGSYYVQEVPRLKEMIAERNNVTPEHIIIGSGSSAPLQWLATKVTQEGHILGPDLFWDTTSKMGSMNSEYGIKRLDKTSDLAIDLDNMYNNITSTTGMVQVTNPNNPTGLPLSPKALKSFCKKASKKTIVLIDEAYNELTDDPDANTMIPLIKEGYNVVVARTFSKIYGLAGMRVGYLIADPEMIEKISSFGLGDYSLNQAGVAAAIASYNDEKFLKYSKEKIVEARDMLQDAVKENGLKPLSTSTNFMYVDLGSLNAEEFRKEMEKEKVLIRGIYQDYVNWSRVSTGKIADVKQYIRALPRVLDRMS, encoded by the coding sequence ATGAAAAATAATGCAATATCGAGAAGAACATTATTGAAAGGAGCTTTATTTACAGCTGGCTCAGTTATAGCTTCACCAGTAATAGGTCAGAGTTCAAAAACGAATAGTGTAATAGGCAGTATTCCAAGGATAGTACCCAGTAATGCATCAAATATTAGTTATGGTCCTGCATTTGGAGTAGCGAAATTGAATGCTAATGAGAATCCATATGGTCCAAGTCCGTTAGCTCTGAGAGCTATGGAAGAGGCCATAAAAATGGGCTCTTACTATGTGCAAGAAGTACCAAGACTTAAGGAGATGATCGCCGAAAGGAATAATGTTACACCAGAGCATATAATCATAGGCTCCGGTTCTAGTGCACCTTTACAATGGCTAGCAACAAAAGTTACTCAAGAAGGACATATATTAGGTCCCGACCTTTTTTGGGACACAACATCAAAGATGGGGAGTATGAATAGTGAGTATGGGATTAAAAGATTAGATAAAACATCTGATTTAGCAATTGACCTCGATAATATGTATAACAATATTACTTCAACTACTGGGATGGTTCAGGTTACGAATCCAAATAATCCTACGGGTCTTCCCCTCTCTCCAAAAGCACTTAAGTCTTTCTGTAAAAAAGCATCAAAGAAAACGATTGTATTAATTGATGAGGCTTATAACGAGTTAACAGATGATCCTGATGCAAATACTATGATTCCTTTGATAAAAGAAGGTTACAACGTAGTAGTTGCAAGAACTTTCTCTAAAATCTACGGACTTGCCGGAATGAGGGTAGGTTATTTGATTGCAGATCCGGAAATGATAGAGAAGATATCCTCTTTCGGTTTAGGTGATTACTCCTTAAATCAGGCGGGAGTAGCTGCCGCTATAGCTTCATATAATGATGAGAAATTTTTAAAATACTCAAAGGAAAAAATCGTCGAAGCGAGAGATATGCTGCAAGATGCTGTTAAAGAAAATGGCCTGAAACCCTTATCAACAAGCACCAATTTCATGTACGTAGATCTTGGATCTTTGAACGCAGAAGAATTTAGAAAAGAAATGGAAAAGGAAAAAGTGCTTATTAGAGGAATATATCAAGACTATGTAAATTGGTCTCGAGTAAGTACTGGCAAAATAGCAGATGTAAAACAATACATTAGAGCTCTACCGAGGGTACTTGATAGAATGAGTTAA
- a CDS encoding sulfite exporter TauE/SafE family protein: MEIFGLIVLLITAGAVAGLTAGLFGNGGGFAVVPALVLLFTILDIESENLIFVAVGTSLACIIFSSARALISHNKKGAVDFSVLKEWAPWLVVGVVIGIFIASYSQAEELYLIFAWGVLFYGIYFLFPKILDQTAMKQRDMPVGFARAGLVSFLGGFSALLGIAGGTITVITMSICKRPIYQAVATASGVGLIIGLVGALGFLVLGFNKTDLPFGSLGFINIPAVLIISLVSILTAPIGVEWAHNLEENKLKRLFGLYLLFVSSGMFWKASLSSSII, translated from the coding sequence TTGGAAATTTTTGGATTAATAGTTTTACTTATAACTGCCGGTGCCGTGGCTGGGCTGACAGCAGGCCTTTTTGGAAATGGCGGCGGATTTGCAGTAGTCCCTGCTCTTGTCTTACTTTTTACGATACTAGATATCGAATCTGAAAATCTAATATTTGTGGCTGTAGGAACTTCTCTTGCTTGTATTATATTTTCATCAGCAAGAGCACTTATATCTCACAATAAAAAAGGTGCCGTTGATTTTTCAGTTTTGAAGGAATGGGCACCATGGCTCGTTGTAGGTGTTGTTATTGGAATTTTTATTGCTTCATACTCTCAAGCTGAAGAATTATATTTAATATTTGCTTGGGGAGTACTATTCTATGGAATCTACTTCCTCTTCCCCAAAATATTGGACCAAACTGCTATGAAACAAAGAGATATGCCTGTTGGGTTTGCCCGTGCCGGTCTAGTTTCATTCCTCGGAGGTTTTTCTGCACTACTTGGAATTGCTGGCGGTACAATAACCGTAATAACAATGTCTATCTGTAAAAGACCAATTTATCAAGCAGTCGCAACCGCTTCAGGTGTTGGTTTAATCATTGGTTTAGTTGGTGCTTTAGGTTTTCTCGTTTTAGGCTTCAACAAAACAGACCTCCCTTTTGGGTCACTGGGCTTTATTAATATTCCAGCTGTATTGATAATAAGTCTAGTGTCTATTTTAACTGCACCGATAGGAGTCGAATGGGCTCATAATCTTGAAGAGAATAAATTAAAAAGACTTTTTGGTCTTTATTTGCTTTTTGTCTCGTCAGGAATGTTTTGGAAAGCAAGTCTTTCCTCGTCAATAATTTAA
- the tkt gene encoding transketolase, with translation MSNISSSQSANALRILALDSVKQANSGHSGMPMGMADIAEVLWQNHLVHNPTNPDWFNRDRFVLSNGHGSMLIYGLLHLTGYDISIQDLKDFRQLHSKTAGHPEFGITPGIETTTGPLGQGISNAVGMAIAEKTLASKFNTEKHKIIDHMTYVFTGDGCLMEGISHEACSLAGTLGLGNLVILYDDNDISIDGNVEGWFTEDIPRRFESYGWEVIPNIDGHNFEEIDQAIIKAKSNDEKPTLICCKTVIGKGSPNISGTAAAHGAILDPDEIDLTRKELNWLSDPFDIPKEVYEDWDARNAGNQKEEDWNKIFEEYASENPELSSELKRLIAGDLPDRIENSIYTFIEEVQKDLPKMATRVSSQKVLNILGPLIPELLGGSADLTGSNNTNWDGTKEIRANDFSGNYINYGVREFGMTGIMNGLVLHGGIKAYGGTFLTFLDYARNAVRMAALMKIQTILVYSHDSIGVGEDGPTHQPIEHLTSLRTTPNLETWRPCDTSETAISWLAALENTDKPTALILSRQGLPNFERSKEQVDSIKKGAYIIWEPEVEPELIFIATGSEVELAMSVAEEVKDRTSVRVVSMPCTERFDSQSEDYKESILGKGIKRVAIEASQSDWWRKYVGLEGDVIGMDSFGESAPGNILFEHFGFTKEQIISKLGL, from the coding sequence ATGAGTAATATTTCAAGCTCCCAATCAGCAAATGCCCTTAGAATTTTGGCATTAGACTCTGTGAAACAGGCGAATTCTGGTCATTCCGGCATGCCTATGGGTATGGCAGATATCGCCGAAGTACTTTGGCAAAATCATTTAGTACATAATCCTACAAATCCTGACTGGTTTAATAGAGATAGATTTGTTTTGTCGAATGGTCACGGATCTATGCTTATATACGGACTTTTGCACCTTACAGGTTATGATATATCTATCCAGGATTTAAAAGATTTTAGACAGTTGCATTCAAAAACAGCAGGTCATCCGGAATTTGGAATAACTCCAGGCATAGAAACTACTACTGGTCCATTAGGACAAGGTATTTCTAATGCAGTAGGAATGGCCATAGCTGAAAAAACTCTTGCATCTAAATTCAACACTGAAAAACATAAAATCATTGATCATATGACTTATGTATTTACTGGAGACGGTTGTTTAATGGAAGGTATATCTCATGAAGCTTGTTCTTTAGCTGGAACTCTCGGACTTGGAAACTTAGTAATTTTATATGACGATAATGATATTTCCATAGATGGAAATGTAGAAGGATGGTTCACAGAGGATATCCCAAGGAGGTTTGAATCCTATGGATGGGAAGTTATACCGAATATCGACGGACATAATTTCGAAGAAATAGATCAGGCTATCATTAAAGCAAAATCTAATGATGAAAAGCCTACTCTGATATGTTGCAAGACGGTTATTGGAAAAGGATCGCCAAATATTTCAGGCACAGCGGCCGCACATGGAGCCATTTTAGACCCTGATGAGATTGATTTAACTAGAAAAGAATTAAATTGGCTCAGTGATCCTTTTGATATACCAAAAGAAGTGTATGAGGACTGGGACGCAAGAAATGCAGGAAATCAGAAAGAGGAAGACTGGAATAAAATATTTGAAGAATATGCTTCAGAAAATCCAGAATTATCTAGTGAATTAAAAAGGTTGATCGCAGGTGATTTACCAGATCGAATCGAGAATAGTATCTATACTTTCATTGAAGAAGTTCAAAAGGATCTACCCAAGATGGCAACAAGAGTTTCTTCTCAAAAAGTCTTGAATATTCTGGGTCCTCTCATTCCAGAATTATTAGGCGGATCAGCAGACCTTACAGGCTCAAATAATACAAATTGGGATGGAACTAAAGAAATTAGAGCGAATGATTTTTCTGGAAACTATATTAACTATGGCGTCAGAGAGTTCGGAATGACCGGTATTATGAATGGTTTAGTTTTGCATGGTGGTATAAAAGCCTACGGGGGAACTTTTTTAACATTCTTAGATTATGCTAGAAACGCAGTAAGAATGGCTGCTTTAATGAAGATACAGACAATACTTGTCTATTCTCATGATTCAATAGGAGTTGGAGAAGATGGCCCTACCCATCAACCTATTGAACATTTAACAAGCTTAAGGACTACTCCTAATCTAGAGACATGGAGGCCTTGCGATACTTCTGAAACAGCTATTTCTTGGCTAGCTGCTCTGGAAAATACTGATAAACCCACGGCACTAATACTGTCTAGACAAGGGCTTCCAAACTTCGAAAGAAGTAAAGAGCAAGTTGATTCTATTAAGAAAGGTGCCTACATAATTTGGGAGCCTGAAGTAGAACCTGAACTAATTTTCATCGCTACTGGTTCAGAAGTAGAGCTTGCAATGTCAGTGGCCGAGGAAGTGAAAGACAGGACTTCAGTTAGAGTTGTTTCGATGCCCTGTACAGAAAGATTTGATTCTCAATCGGAAGATTACAAAGAATCTATTCTTGGTAAAGGGATTAAAAGAGTTGCTATTGAGGCTTCACAATCTGACTGGTGGAGAAAATATGTTGGACTTGAAGGGGATGTTATAGGAATGGATTCCTTCGGTGAATCAGCTCCAGGAAATATACTTTTTGAGCATTTTGGATTTACGAAAGAACAAATTATTTCAAAACTCGGTCTGTAG
- the tatB gene encoding Sec-independent protein translocase protein TatB has protein sequence MFDVGFFEILIIFIVGIILIGPEKLPEVLKYIFVTVRKIKDQFNDAKEEVSKTLNLEEALLDEKNKEILEDLKER, from the coding sequence ATGTTCGACGTTGGTTTTTTTGAAATTTTAATAATTTTCATTGTTGGAATTATTCTAATAGGTCCAGAAAAATTGCCCGAAGTCTTAAAATATATATTTGTTACAGTAAGAAAGATAAAAGATCAATTTAACGATGCTAAGGAAGAAGTATCAAAGACTCTTAACCTAGAAGAAGCCCTCCTTGATGAAAAAAATAAAGAAATATTAGAAGATCTTAAAGAAAGATAA
- a CDS encoding phosphoglycerate kinase: protein MQYKSLNEVDLSNKTVLLRSDLNTPIENGLVTNNERILRSLPTLNFIIDAGARLVIMSHLGRPEENDKFQEEFSLLPVVNEIENLLNKKIMFYNLGEFEKLDKIPKISVIENTRFCIGEKSNDIDLSKRLAGLGDLIVMDAFATSHRAHASTAGVITFSNDACAGLLLDEELNALSRVKENSKNSVAILGGAKISTKLTLIDSLSKSMDKIILGGGIANTLIAAKGNEVGKSLVEESMLPEAAKLLKNPKIIVPHLVIVSDNPDNPGRLTSIDSIEKNEAIFDVSPESYADLETILMNAGTILWNGPLGFFEKENFDKGTIKIAKMICSSKAFSVAGGGDTIAAAQKAGVLGKLDYVSTAGGAFLEFMEGKKLPGVEALINKVN, encoded by the coding sequence ATGCAATATAAAAGTCTTAACGAGGTAGACTTAAGCAACAAGACTGTTTTATTACGATCAGATCTTAATACTCCCATTGAAAATGGTTTAGTTACTAATAATGAACGGATCCTCAGATCACTACCGACCCTAAATTTTATTATTGATGCTGGTGCTAGATTAGTAATCATGAGTCATTTAGGCAGGCCAGAAGAGAATGACAAATTTCAAGAGGAATTTTCTCTATTACCGGTCGTTAATGAAATAGAGAACTTATTAAATAAAAAAATTATGTTTTATAACTTAGGTGAGTTCGAAAAATTAGATAAAATCCCAAAAATTTCAGTTATTGAAAATACTCGATTTTGTATTGGTGAGAAGTCTAATGATATAGATTTATCAAAGAGATTGGCCGGACTAGGAGATTTAATTGTAATGGATGCATTTGCCACTTCACATAGAGCTCATGCCTCTACTGCAGGTGTAATAACTTTTTCTAATGATGCATGTGCAGGTTTATTGTTAGATGAGGAATTAAATGCTTTATCGAGAGTAAAAGAAAACTCGAAAAATTCAGTAGCAATTCTTGGCGGTGCAAAAATATCTACTAAACTTACTCTTATAGATTCCCTATCTAAATCCATGGATAAGATTATCTTAGGAGGAGGAATAGCTAACACCCTCATAGCAGCAAAGGGCAATGAAGTTGGTAAGTCTTTAGTTGAAGAGTCGATGCTACCAGAAGCAGCAAAACTGTTAAAAAATCCTAAAATAATAGTTCCTCATCTCGTTATAGTTTCGGATAATCCTGACAACCCTGGCAGACTTACCTCTATAGATTCTATAGAAAAAAACGAAGCAATTTTTGATGTTTCACCTGAATCGTATGCGGATTTGGAGACAATTTTAATGAATGCGGGAACTATTCTGTGGAATGGCCCGCTTGGATTCTTTGAAAAGGAAAATTTTGATAAGGGTACAATAAAAATAGCTAAAATGATTTGTTCCTCAAAGGCCTTTTCAGTTGCCGGAGGAGGCGATACCATCGCTGCTGCACAAAAGGCTGGAGTCTTGGGCAAACTGGATTATGTTTCTACAGCAGGTGGGGCATTCTTAGAATTTATGGAAGGAAAAAAACTTCCTGGAGTTGAGGCTTTGATAAATAAAGTAAATTAA